One part of the Glycine soja cultivar W05 chromosome 11, ASM419377v2, whole genome shotgun sequence genome encodes these proteins:
- the LOC114374952 gene encoding homeobox-leucine zipper protein GLABRA 2-like, producing the protein MGADMSNNNNPPPTSHAKDLFASPALSLSLAGIFRHAGVAAADEAATSVEEGEEGSGGAAERLEEISSENSGPTRSRSEDDFEGGEAEPEDDDDAHGDNKNKKTKKKRKKYHRHTADQIREMEALFKESPHPDEKQRQQLSKQLGLAPRQVKFWFQNRRTQIKAIQERHENSLLKSEIEKLKEKNKSLRETINKACCPNCGVPTTSRDGVMPTEEQQLRIENAKLKAEVEKLRAALGKYAPGSTSPSCSSGHDQENRSSLDFYTGIFGLDKSRIMDIVNQAMGELIKMATVGEPLWLRSFETGREILNYDEYVKEFAVENSSSSGKPKRSIEASRDTAVVFVDLPSLVQSFLDVNQWKEMFPCLISKAATVDVICNGEGLSRNGAVQLMFAELQMLTPMVPTREVYFVRFCKQLSAEQWAIVDVSIDKVEDNIDASLVKCRKRPSGCIIEDKSNGHCKVIWVEHSECQKSAVHSMYRTIVNSGLAFGARHWIATLQLQCERLVFFMATNVPMKDSTGVATLAGRKSILKLAQRMTWSFCHAIGASSIHAWTKVTSKTGEDIRISSRKNLNDPGEPLGLILCAVCSVWLPVSPNVLFDFLRDENRRTEWDIMSSGGTVQSIANLAKGQDRGNAVAIQTIKLKENSVWILQDSCTNLYESMVAYACVDITGIQSVMTGCDSSNLAILPSGFSIIPDGLESRPLVISSRQEEKNTEGGSLFTMAFQILTNASPTAKLTLESVDSVNTLVSCTLRNIRTSLQCEDG; encoded by the exons ATGGGCGCCGACATGTCCAACAATAATAATCCTCCTCCCACTTCTCACGCCAAAGACTTGTTTGCTTCTCCAGCTCTCTCTCTCAGCCTC GCTGGCATTTTTCGCCATGCTGGGGTGGCCGCGGCTGATGAGGCTGCCACTTCTGTGGAGGAGGGCGAAGAAGGGAGTGGAGGAGCTGCTGAGAGGTTAGAGGAGATTAGCAGCGAGAACTCCGGCCCCACGAGATCCAGATCAGAGGATGACTTCGAAGGAGGAGAAGCTGAACCTGAAGATGATGACGATGCCCATGGAGACAACAAGAacaagaagacgaagaagaagaggaagaaatatCACAGGCACACTGCTGACCAGATCAGAGAAATGGAAGC GCTTTTCAAAGAGTCACCACATCCTGATGAAAAGCAGAGGCAACAACTAAGCAAGCAATTAGGCCTTGCCCCAAGGCAAGTCAAGTTTTGGTTCCAAAATCGTCGAACCCAAATCaag GCAATACAAGAGCGTCATGAAAATTCTTTGTTGAAGTCAGAAATAGAGAAACTAAAGGAGAAAAATAAGAGCTTACGAGAGACCATAAACAAAGCTTGTTGCCCCAACTGTGGCGTGCCCACCACAAGCAGAGATGGTGTCATGCCAACTGAAGAACAACAACTACGTATTGAAAATGCCAAACTAAAAGCTGAG GTAGAGAAACTCCGAGCAGCTTTAGGGAAATACGCACCAGGGTCAACGTCCCCTTCATGTTCTTCTGGCCATGACCAAGAGAATAGAAGCTCTTTGGATTTTTACACTGGAATTTTTGGACTTGATAAGTCAAGGATAATGGACATAGTAAACCAAGCAATGGGGGAGCTCATTAAGATGGCTACCGTGGGGGAACCATTATGGCTTCGTAGCTTCGAGACTGGTCGCGAAATTCTTAACTATGATGAATATGTTAAGGAGTTTGCAGTTGAAAATTCAAGCAGTAGTGGAAAGCCAAAGAGATCCATTGAAGCCTCAAGAGACACTGCAGTTGTTTTTGTGGATCTCCCTAGTCTTGTCCAAAGTTTTCTAGATGTG AATCAGTGGAAGGAAATGTTTCCGTGTTTGATATCTAAGGCGGCAACTGTTGATGTTATATGCAATGGAGAGGGTCTTAGCAGGAATGGTGCAGTGCAACTG ATGTTTGCTGAGCTTCAAATGCTGACTCCTATGGTTCCCACAAGAGAAGTCTATTTTGTTCGTTTCTGCAAGCAGTTGAGTGCTGAACAGTGGGCAATCGTTGATGTATCCATAGACAAAGTAGAAGACAACATTGACGCGTCCCTCGTGAAATGCAGAAAACGCCCTTCTGGTTGCATTATTGAGGACAAGTCCAATGGCCATTGCAAA GTAATATGGGTGGAGCACTCGGAATGCCAGAAGAGTGCAGTCCATTCAATGTATCGCACCATTGTGAACAGTGGCCTAGCTTTTGGGGCCAGGCATTGGATTGCGACTCTACAACTTCAATGTGAACGTCTAGTTTTCTTCATGGCAACAAATGTTCCCATGAAGGATTCAACCG GTGTTGCCACGTTGGCCGGGAGAAAAAGCATTCTGAAGTTGGCACAAAGAATGACATGGAGTTTCTGCCATGCAATTGGCGCGTCAAGCATCCACGCATGGACTAAGGTTACAAGTAAAACTGGAGAAGACATAAGGATAAGTTCTAGAAAGAACTTGAACGATCCTGGTGAACCTCTTGGGTTGATATTGTGCGCTGTTTGTTCTGTATGGTTGCCTGTCTCACCtaatgttctgtttgatttctTGAGGGATGAAAATCGCCGAACTGAA TGGGACATCATGTCAAGTGGTGGGACAGTGCAGTCTATTGCAAATTTAGCCAAAGGACAAGACCGAGGCAATGCCGTAGCCATTCAA ACaattaaattgaaagaaaacaGTGTGTGGATACTGCAAGATAGCTGCACAAACCTTTATGAGTCAATGGTGGCATATGCTTGTGTGGACATTACTGGCATTCAGTCTGTGATGACAGGATGTGATTCTAGCAATCTTGCCATACTGCCCTCAGGATTCTCCATTATTCCTGATGGTCTTGAGTCAAGGCCATTGGTGATTAGTTCAAggcaggaagaaaaaaatactgaGGGAGGATCTTTGTTTACAATGGCATTCCAGATTCTTACCAATGCTTCTCCCACAGCCAAGTTAACATTGGAATCTGTGGACTCGGTCAACACTCTTGTATCTTGTACATTGAGAAATATCAGAACAAGTTTACAATGTGAAGATGGTTAG
- the LOC114374953 gene encoding 30S ribosomal protein S17, chloroplastic-like, whose amino-acid sequence MVQRAPQWHRMKRDRDRDKYMVEKRECECSDRDKKMWLVQLSTPFLNGHGHSTTLLSKHSSAVTQTHWAPPSFLPQINAMKTMQGRVVCSTSDKTVAVEVVRLAPHPKYKRRVRKKKKYQAHDPDNQFKVGDIVQLQKTRPISKTKAFLALPVPKRPSSRPEAQPEELSIPFESQP is encoded by the coding sequence ATGGTGCAGCGTGCACCGCAGTGGCACAGAATGAAAAGAGATAGAGATAGAGATAAATATATGGTAGAGAAGAGAGAGTGTGAGTGCAGTGATAGAGATAAGAAAATGTGGCTTGTGCAGCTCTCAACCCCATTTCTGAACGGACATGGTCATTCCACCACCCTTCTCTCCAAGCACAGTTCGGCGGTGACTCAGACCCACTGGGCCCCACCGAGTTTCCTGCCTCAAATCAATGCGATGAAGACAATGCAGGGGAGAGTGGTGTGCTCCACCAGCGACAAGACGGTGGCAGTGGAGGTGGTGCGGCTGGCCCCTCACCCAAAGTACAAGAGGCgcgtgaggaagaagaagaagtaccAGGCCCACGACCCCGATAACCAATTCAAAGTCGGCGACATCGTCCAGCTCCAGAAGACCAGGCCCATCAGCAAGACCAAGGCCTTTCTCGCACTCCCCGTTCCCAAAAGGCCCTCCAGCAGGCCCGAGGCCCAGCCCGAGGAACTTTCCATTCCCTTCGAGTCCCAGCCCTAG
- the LOC114376297 gene encoding photosystem I reaction center subunit VI, chloroplastic-like → MASLASLAVVQPSTVKGLAGTKLSFKPSRQSFRPKNFRSGAVVAKYGDKSVYFDLEDLGNTTGQWDLYGSDAPSPYNPLQSKFFETFAAPFTKRGLLLKFLILGGGSTLAYLSATASGDILPIKKGPQLPPKPGPRGKI, encoded by the exons ATGGCTTCTCTGGCAAGCTTAGCTGTTGTTCAACCATCTACTGTCAAGGGCCTTGCTGGAACTAAGCTCTCTTTCAAGCCCTCTCGCCAGAGCTTCAGACCCAAGAATTTCAG GAGTGGTGCCGTTGTAGCAAAGTACGGTGACAAGAGTGTGTACTTTGATTTGGAGGATCTAGGCAACACTACTGGTCAGTGGGACTTGTACGGCTCCGATGCACCTTCACCCTACAACCCTCTTCAG AGCAAGTTCTTCGAGACATTCGCCGCTCCATTCACAAAGAGGGGATTGTTACTAAAGTTTTTGATCCTGGGAGGTGGTTCCACCCTGGCATACTTGAGTGCCACAGCGTCAGGTGACATTCTACCAATCAAGAAGGGCCCACAACTTCCACCAAAGCCAGGTCCCCGTGGcaagatctaa
- the LOC114376296 gene encoding rop guanine nucleotide exchange factor 12-like has protein sequence MVRAGEQEQEGYKAKLFNFRGIFEGTGRLTKSLSVDTATVLEPTEDGAASSRSQGSKPLNDLDKMIPKARVISKEEISVKEAKEKLLQDMEQMKERFSKLLLGEDMSGGGKGVSSALALSNAFTNLAASIFGEQKRLEPMPAERKAKWRKEIDWLLSVTDYVVEMVPSQQKSKDGSNMEIMTTRQRTDLHMNVPALRKLDAMLLECLDNFKDQNEFYYVSKNSDDSDQGSAKTKNDDKWWLPTPKVPAEGLSDMARKFLQYQKDCVNQVLKAAMAINAQILTEMEIPESYIDSLPKNGRASLGDSNYRSITVEFFDPDQFLSTMDLSSEHKILDLKNRIEASIVIWKRKMHQKDSKSAWGSAVSLEKRELFEERAETILLLLKHRFPGLPQSALDISKIQYNRDVGQAVLESYSRVLESLAFTVLSRIDDVLQADYQIQSQNLSGRRRSSVSRPFREEIDKASAEAGSMTLSDFMGWGSDQGEADMKKDPYAISDDLCKDDDDPKQQKLPTIVTNKKVSYLETLGVMRSPTSRH, from the exons ATGGTTCGAGCTGGGGAACAAGAGCAGGAAGGTTACAAGGCCAAACTGTTTAATTTCAGAGGGATATTTGAGGGCACTGGTAGGCTTACTAAGAGCCTTAGCGTTGACACTGCTACCGTATTGGAACCTACAGAAGATGGAGCAGCGTCATCAAGAAGTCAAGGATCAAAGCCTCTTAATGATTTAGATAAGATGATTCCCAAAGCAAGGGTAATAAGCAAGGAGGAAATTTCAGTGAAGGAAGCCAAAGAGAAGCTATTGCAAG ATATGGAACAGATGAAGGAGAGATTTTCCAAACTGTTGTTGGGTGAGGACATGTCCGGTGGAGGAAAGGGTGTTTCGTCTGCTTTGGCACTGTCAAATGCTTTCACAAACCTTGCTG CTTCTATTTTTGGTGAACAAAAGCGCCTAGAACCGATGCCGGCAGAAAGGAAAGCAAAATGGAGAAAAGAAATTGATTGGCTTCTATCAGTCACGGATTACGTTGTTGAAATGGTTCCTTCACAACAAAAGTCTAAGGATGGTTCAAATATGGAG ATTATGACGACACGACAACGAACGGACCTCCACATGAATGTCCCTGCCTTGCGCAAGCTTGATGCAATGCTTCTT GAATGTCTAGATAATTTCAAAGATCAAAATGAGTTCTATTATGTGTCAAAAAATTCAGATGATTCAGATCAAGGCAGTGCCAAGACAAAAAATGATGATAAGTGGTGGTTACCCACCCCTAAGGTTCCTGCAGAAGGTCTATCTGATATGGCTAGAAAATTTCTGCAGTATCAGAAAGATTGTGTTAATCAAGTACTTAAAGCAGCCATGGCAATAAATGCCCAAATTCTAACAGAAATGGAGATCCCCGAAAGCTATATTGACTCTCTGCCCAAG AATGGAAGAGCAAGTCTAGGGGACTCGAACTACAGGAGTATAACAGTTGAATTTTTTGATCCTGACCAGTTCCTATCAACCATGGACTTATCATCAGAACATAAAATCCTAGATCTCAAGAATAGAATTGAAGCATCAATAGTGATTTGGAAGCGAAAGATGCACCAAAAAGATTCCAAATCTGCTTGGGGTTCTGCAGTGAGTTTGGAAAAAAGAGAGCTCTTTGAAGAGAGAGCAGAAACCATATTACTTCTCTTAAAGCATCGTTTCCCTGGCCTTCCTCAATCTGCATTGGATATAAGCAAAATCCAATACAACAGG GATGTGGGGCAAGCTGTTCTAGAAAGCTATTCAAGAGTATTGGAAAGTTTGGCTTTTACAGTACTTTCAAGAATAGATGATGTACTCCAAGCTGATTATCAAATTCAATCTCAAAATCTATCAGGGAGAAGGAGAAGCTCAGTTTCAAGGCCTTTTAGAGAAGAGATAGACAAGGCTAGTGCAGAAGCTGGTTCAATGACATTATCAGATTTTATGGGTTGGGGCTCTGATCAAGGTGAAGCAGACATGAAGAAGGACCCCTATGCAATTTCGGATGACTTATGCAAAGACGATGATGATCCAAAGCAACAAAAACTTCCAACCATAGTGACCAACAAGAAGGTGTCATACCTGGAGACCTTGGGAGTCATGAGAAGCCCAACATCGCGTCATTAA
- the LOC114375112 gene encoding dynein light chain 1, cytoplasmic-like encodes MLEGKAVIEDTDMPDKMQIQAMASAYEALDLYDVFDCTSIAAHIKKEFDTKYGSGWQCVVGSSFGCFFTHSKGTFVYFTLETLNFLIFKGASYLI; translated from the exons ATGTTGGAAGGTAAAGCTGTGATAGAGGATACTGACATGCCAGATAAGATGCAGATCCAAGCCATGGCATCCGCTTATGAAGCTCTGGATCTCTATGATGTTTTTGATTGCACATCCATTGCTGCCCACATAAAAAAG GAGTTTGATACAAAGTATGGTTCTGGATGGCAGTGTGTGGTGGGATCAAGTTTTGGGTGTTTTTTCACCCATTCCAAGGGAACATTCGTCTACTTTACTCTGGAGACTCTCAATTTCCTCATCTTCAAAGGGGcttcttatcttatctaa